The Solea senegalensis isolate Sse05_10M linkage group LG14, IFAPA_SoseM_1, whole genome shotgun sequence genomic sequence CATGCAAGGATCTACtaattaaacaataaattacattatataAATGTAGTTTGTAGTTGTTTTCTTGGGGGATTGAACCTGTTTGGGGCCCTCAATCAGCCATCACAGGGACCATGTCTAATGAGAtgtgacgtgtgtgtttttagcctTTATTTTGTGCAGCCTCTCTGTGGAGTCAGCAGGCTTTAGGGTGATCATGATGGCTGACCTGTGTTATTGTTCTTGCTGGTTGGGGCGGTTACCATGGCAGCCTTTACTATACCTCTGCAGATGTCTATCGAATTATGCAACGTCGTGTCACATATATGTAGGCCACGGAGCGCAGTCAGTGAGCTTCTTTTAGCCCGGCTGTGACTGATTGCCATTTCACACAGTAGTAGTTTCACAAAGATATTCATTTTACACATGGAAGCGTCACATGCTGGGAAAACACCTCTGGACTGTGATGCACACACTTGCATGGCCTTACACGTTTCACTGTGTTTATCTGGTAACCTTTGCAACAAGGACCTAATTTTTCATCACTGATATACTTATGATAAGTAAGTATGGAGAAGATGGAacaaaagatgtttttattacaatattagtcacagtttttttgaaaaagaagaGTAATGAGTGAGATATGACACAACAATTTGAATAAAGAAAACCTAACCTTTGCTTGAATCTTTAATATTGGACGCATCTTGAGAAAGGGGACAACACTATGTATGGGAAAACTCATTTAAATAGGCTTTAGATGTCATTTGTAAGGAGccagtcattttttaaaaggcaaCAAAATCTGCctgaatatttgtattatagcacctgaatattcatttttataaaatgtttgctttaaacGATAGTTGTGTGTGAGCACAAAGACTGGAAAGAGTGAGCAACAGCTCATTCACTGCACTGTACAAACAACGTATCCTGCATTAGACGGCTGTCAAACTAGTCTTCAAGCGGGTGGTGCTGTGCATATAGATTCGGCAGTGGGAGGGGCCTAAGTGGACACACctgaacagacacacattcgccaacagaacacacagaacTGTGAACAAACAAGAGACCCATGGAGAGGTGTGGAAGAAAACATGAGAATTGTGTGTGATATGTATGTATTCTGTTCTCACATGGCTCCAGTATTAACTTTAGTGTCTTAAGCTACATCAACATTACTCCAGTGCTTTAGAGCCCAGAAAAAGGTGAATCTTTAAAACGCTGTAGGCTCcttttcagtttgaaaactccAGGGATTGCGTGTTAGTCTGGACAGGAAGAAGAGCAGACGGCGTTAACTGAACTGCATGGAATGACCCGCATTCACTTCCTGGTTGGTTCTTATTGCCAACTACTCAGCCATCAGCAGCGAGATAAAAGCTCAGTTTAAACTTTAATCTTTCAGTGTCTATTTCACCTTGTTGTCAGCCTCATAGAAGAAATTCTTGTTCTAAACGTTTCACCATTGTCACCTCTCATCAGTAGTACCTTCTGAAGCCATGCAAACAAACTGTAGACAAGCGAACCGGCTTCCTGTTTAGCCTGGCACGTGTGATCAATGCATCAATGCAGATTACTTCTGACACATCTGAATCTAGATcctgttttatctgaaaatgtctttttcaaatgaaaacatagtagtGGATGTGACCTTATACCACAGAGGCTTTGAAAGCTTGAATTCTCATCTGAAATGGTGGCATTTGGAGTCTGGTCTTTTTCCGTCAGTGGGTTAGTTCGTTCTCAGGGTCCTGCTGCATTTCTTTGGAgactgagggtctagggttgtGGCGGGGCCCTGCTGGGGAGATGGGGATTGGGGTGGATGGTGTAAGACTGGGGGTTAGTTGAGAATTAGTGGAGCACCACACACTGAACTACATGATCATTAGTCCTCATCACAAGGGACGTACACCTTTGACCCCTTTTCTTTCCAGCACCAGACAGACAAAGCACAGCGAGCCAAGATATACAAACGTTCAGTCGGAGGATTCATAATTTCTCCATGGAAAGAATTGTTTTTTGCACTGAGCAGCGTCAgtgcctcagtgtgtgtgtgtgtgtgtgtgtgtgtttgacaagAAGTGGCTGTGGGGTGAAGGAGAAAATGATAAGAGATTACACAAATAGTCCAACGCACGGAGGGAGCAAAGACATGCATCGTGTCCATGGTCAACTTGttttctacacaaacacaaacctcacagacacagacacacacacacatgcacacgcacacacactggattCTTGTACAAGCTTTCCCAGACATCAGTGAAGCAGTTCTGAGAAAATTGGGCATGATTGTTTACATGACTGGGATCCAAGttatttttaacatattttggCACAGTGAAAGCATGAGGTCCAGGATAAGTGTTTAAAGCTCCCTAtcgtaaagaaaataaataacgCCATAAGGATCTGGACTTTTAGGTTCCATAGTGATCTTGAGAAAGCAGACACGGGATTAAGCAACGCATTATGTCAGTTTGAGGTCCAGAGCTTTGTCATTGTGTTTAACTGTGAAGCATCGGAGTTGTGTTTGAAAGGTGCACTCAAGATACACTCAAAGTGACCCAAGCAATCGGACCTCTCCTCTTTCTGATTTACAGTTTTCAAAAGTCTAGGAAACTGCTCAAGTCTCACAGAAAGATCCAGACTAGGACGCGCTGCTCACATTGCACTCCCATCTGTCCTCCATCCATTTATCCTTTCATTTGTGTATCTTTTGATGTGGCTATTTTGGGCTGGGTGCAGATAAAAAAGGTTATCTAAAAGAAGCAGCGAAGCAGAGTCGGGTCCACAGACAAGCAGTCACCTTGAGCCCTTAAAGACCTCAGACCTTCGCTGATAACCCGCCGACAACACACATTGCTCTAGACACACTATCAGCGGTCCGAGCTCTGCTCAACTTCCTGAGACGTAACCCAATGCTCTGTGCGAGAAAATATGTGATCCTGTAAAAGCACTGTGTGCATAATACATTTTAGGCACAACAAGATTAAGTAAGTTGTTTTATATTGACACACGCAGGAGACAGATGCTGCccaaagaaacacacatgtacacgcTGTGACATTGATTCCTGACATGTTAAAATCAGAAGATTAACCCTGTGACATTTAGGGTGCTTGATAACGTTCTATTACCAGTTTTCTCAGGAAGccatcaataaaataaatgtgctgGTGAACTGAATATTTCATCAGACACCATTTAAGCTTTCTTTTGAATCTGATAGTGTTGATTCCTGCGAAAAGTAACGACATTAGGAAAATGTTTAGTGTATGGAGTGGTGGGAAATGGGGTGATGGCATCCCAAGAGGCCTCCCTTttccaccgctgctgctgctgctgcttcttcgtTCCCACTACACTCTGCATTCCCAAACATCCAACTCACCACTCGAGTCTGCGTCACTGTTCCCTGACTCACGATGCTTCTtagcacacacacccacacaaagatgcacaaagacacacacacacacaacagtatcCCCATTACACAAAATAGTACAAGGCTGGAAACAATTAAATTTTCCTCCTGATCTGCTGACCTGTAACCACATTTCCTCTTTCCACCATAGCACCAAACAACCAGGAAATGTGTATCTCGCTTGCAACAACACGGAGCCAAGGCCTCTAGGATGTTTTCATACAGTTATAAATGAGTTGTCTGAGAGTTTCAACATCTCTTGCCGCTCACGGGAAAGTCATCAACTTGAGGGCATCGTTTATTAATCTGCAATTTCCTGAGAAGGAACTGCATGAAACATCTCAAAATATCCAGTGATACTGCAAAGATTACAAGAGAAGGATCCAGAAAGACCTGAGTTTCAATGCTTTTCATCATCACGTTGCCCTTGTCAGTCTCTTTCAGCATCTCTTGCAGCTTGTGACTTGCCTTCTCCTAGGACGTGTTTAGGGGTTGGAGAGCCACCAGCCAGAGCCTGTGCCTCCCAGCTGACCATCACAATCCAGACCCTGGGTTTTCAGCCTACCACACCAAATCTGCTCAGCCATCCAGGCCCTCTCATGTCCATTACCACAAGTGATGCCCAGCCAACATCTCATGTGCTCCTGGGTTGGTGTTCCCAGCTGACATCCTGTTCCTCGATCAGCAGCCCTAACTCCTGATTATGCACCAGAGGCCTGGCCAGCATCAAGATGCCATCTATCCCACATCTATCCCACATCAGGGCTGCAGTTAGGTGTACACACATCAGGCAAATGCAGCAACATAACTAATTGCTCACATCTCTAATtgttaaaggcccagtgtgccAGAATATAAGTGACATCTCTAATAGTGTGTGCAGCAAACTGCTGATTCATTCTTTTCCAAACTTCCAAGGAACAGCGATTGCCTTTTTGCGTGCCAGAATCTGTCTACAGTTTTGTCCTCCTTCACAGGATTATGCATCAGGGttatgtgggtggagccacTCTCCTTTGTTTGCATAGTCAGCTTTCACTTCATAATGAACATCTgttaattatacatatattataattaCATAAAGAGGCCTATTTTAAGGCAACAGGAACCAAAGGTTACCATTTTATGTCAAAGCAGttataacattttcttttataactTAATTGACCTCATTAATTGATTAGTATCTATCTCATTATTATGGCTTAGTATGTAGCATCTCAATGTTTAGATACAAgatatctcataattataagataCTAAGATAGATTTTCAAAAtggtatctcattattatgacataGAAACTTAATTATCTCAAGATTATAACTTAGTATCTCAATAATGACTTagaatctcataattatgacttatcATCTCATAGTAATTATTTAGCATTCATAATTATGACagcatctcataataatgattaagtatctcataataatgattaagtatctcataataatgacttagcatctcataataatgatttagtatctcataattatgacttagcatctcataataatgatttagtatctcataattatgacttagcacttcataataatgacttaatatctcataataatgatttagtatctcataattatgacttagcatctcataataatgacttagcatctcataataatgataaagtatctcataataatgacttagcatctcataataatgatttagtatctcataattatgacttagcatctcataataatgatttagtatctcataattatgacttagcacttcataataatgacttaatatctcataataatgatttagtatctcataattatgacttagcatctcataataatgatttagtatctcataattatgaattagcatctcataataattattttcataattatgacttagcatctcataataatgatttagtatctcataattatgacttagcatctcataataattatttagtatctcataattatgacttagcatttcataataattatttagtatctcataataatgacttagcatctcataataattatttagtatctcataataatgacttagcatctcataagtatttagtatctcataataatgatttagtatctcaaaataatgatttagtatctcataattatgacttagcatctcataataattatttagtatctcataataatcatttagtatctcataataattatttagtatctcataataatcatttagtatctcataataatgatttagtatctcataattatgactgggaatgcatttgttttcccaTGTGGCAGAAACGGGCTTCCATacataaacattaaattaattttctttaaaaatgaaaaagtcgagagtaaacacaacaacatagaATCGTACAATGTTATCATATGGCATAATAATGAACCACGTGGCTCTCCCGAGCGAAACTATGATGGAGAGGTAAAGGAAAATCCCGCCCCATGagcaggagtgagtgagtgagagagagagagagagagagagagagggagagggaaagagagggaagaggacGGGCAGGAGGGAGCACAGcgggacagaaagacagaagacAACTCTTATGGCTATCAGAGGAAGACACATTACTGTTTGGAAGCGAGGATAAGATGAATTTCTAACTTCGAGTCAGTTATATTCAGTTTTTTGGCAAAAGCGTTTTATGTTTTACGCGCAACTTTACGCAGGAGAGGAAAGATTCTGGAAAACTCCGCCGCATCGCCGGGATGTTTAGATGAAGGTAACTACTCCAAAAGGTGAACGTTACTGAGTCTGTGGAGACGGATGATAGAAATATCCATTTATTTACCAGTGATGTCCTGTCCCTCTATCAGGGACTCTGATACTTTGTGTCCAAAGGATTACTCAACTTAACTTTAACTAATTGAACTCCCTCACTGATCATCTCTTCTCAGCTAAACTGAAAAACTTTTACgtcacattttaaagctttCAGTCATTGTCCACACAATTCACCTTATTATTAAGGAAAACACTTTCAATCCtagtttttaaatcacaaacctttgtttggaaaaaaagagagtaatACTAGAGAGAAAAATACAACTTTTCATTTACGTTATTGTTAATCAGCATGCAACAGTTTTTATGGCATTGTACTGTGCACTGTCTATTTGTCTTTAGTGCTGCTGCTCTTGTTTGACTGAGTTCTATTCTGTTTACTATTTAAGtttagtaaaaataaatgagtgaaacCCACATTCGaggtttttaaatagtttttgttcagttttttggTGCCTCTTAATTACAATTGTTTTATGAGCCATCAGAAAGATCTTTCGCTTCCACaaatcaaccaaccaacacTAATGAATGtaacttttgtgattttttccttttccttttggaTTTGACGATGacttctttgtgtttgactTGCAGGTCCCTGATGAGGGTATACAATGACTGCCCTTAAACTGCCAGGCTGAGCCGCCTGACCTCCCTCAGCAGTGTCCAGTGCTGTGGCTCCCTCTGCTGTATGACAAAGGAAGGGGCGGGAATGGCAGGCAGTATGGAAAACACAGTGGAGGTAGGGATGAATCTGGTCATCGTCAGCCACTACAACCACTCAGGGAAGTGGAACCGGCCTCGCAGCAACGGGGTCTGTAAGATGGCTGTGCTGctcttcatctgtgtgttgATTGTCCTGGAGAACATGATGGTGCTGCTTGCTCTCTGGAGGAACAAGCGCTTCCACAGCCGCATGTATTTCCTCATTGGGAACCTTGCGCTGTCAGACATGCTCGCTGGTGTGGCCTATGTTGTCAATATCTTTACGTCAGGACGCAATACGTACTTCCTGACACCGATACAGTGGCTGGCTAGAGAAGGGAGCATGTTTGTGGCCCTCAGTGCGTCCACGTTCAGCCTTCTGGCCATTGGGATCGAGAGACACATGACTATGGTGCGTCTGCGTCCATGTGAGACGGCAGGTCGAGGGAGACTATTAGGACTGCTGGCAGCCTGCTGGTTTGTGTCGGTGCTGCTGAGCGCTCTGCCCAGCCTAGGGTGGAACTGCCTGAACAATCTGGCCTCTTGCTCCACAGTGCTGCCACTCTATGCTAAGAGTTATGTGGCCTTCTGCATCAGCGTCTTCAGTGCCCTCTTGGTGGCCATCATCATCCTCTACATCAGGATCTATCAACTGGTGACCTCCAGCGGTCGCAGGGTGAGCAGTCGGCCTTCAGAGCGCTCGCTGGCTCTGCTGCGGACAGTGGTTATTGTTCTTGGATTGTTCGTCATGTGCTGGGCCCCACTTTTCCTCCTGTTGCTGCTGGATGTGGGGTGCAGCCCAACTCAGTGCCCTGTGCTCTACCAGGTGGACTGGTTCATCGCCTTGGCTGTGCTCAACTCTGCCCTCAATCCTCTGATATACACTCTGTCCAGCAGGGAGATGAGGGCTGCCTTCCTCCGAGTGCTGTGCTGCTGTCAGACCAGTTTGGAGTCTTCTGGGACTCCTGTGGTGGGAAACCTCCACCTGGGCACAGTCATACCCACAGTGGAAAATAGTAAGACCAGTTTGGGTGGAGGAGGGGGCAGTGGGGCGGGCAAGTCCACGCTACAAAGGGGAAAGGTTGCCACACCTATGAACTCTGAAAACAAGCATGGAGATCCCTCTGGCACTGCTGTGGCGCACCACTCTGGACCTGCAGACCTGCTCTCAGCTGTGTTGGTGAAGGCAGGGGCGCTGCCGCCCCTCAGCAAATTCTGAGCAGAAGCACTTTAATGAAGCCTCACAGTTGGACTGAAACCGAAGACCGGTATTTTCATAGATTTTTGTATGAATTTTTCACGTACCGCAAGACCGGTATATGAGAAATGGAACTTGGTGCACCAAAACACAGTTTGACGGGGGAcacttttcactgctgcaccacacatgcTAAGGGCTTAGCTGAAGAAGTAACTGTGGTAGTAACTGCAGGAATGATCAATTTACTCCACCACTGACAGAGTCCTACTATCAGCCACTTATTGTTTATGCACTATGACCACTGTAGCCACTATTTACAACAACTCAACCAGCGGGACTTTAACATTCCATTCACTTTacacaaatgtaacatttcaaaaatatgaaGAATTGTTGGACAATTTTTTTGGCCGTGGATCAAATAAAGCTCCAAATTAAATCATGTCTGCAAATGTAGAAATTATAATTGTAGGTAGGGCAgcaatttctttattattttcctaactcgattaattgagtcgTTTGGtatgtaaaatatcagaaaatgtattataaaaaaacactcaaacatactaatcaattatcaaaacagttgaatGAGCCCTGATTGTAGACAATTAGAGTAATTAAAGCCAGTAATTATAAAAATTCAACAATATTGTTTGCAACACCAGAGTGACTCAAATAATCACTTAATTTTGCATCAATTtatcaaaaaaatatgtaaaataagttttttttggacatgaaTTAAGCAAAgccaaaaaattaaataatgtctgCAAGAATTTGAGTATTTGTCTTCATTTAGTGCTCCATCAGTATTTAAAAGCTCAGAAAATGTACTAAGTTCAGGCAGTTCATTTGTCAAACATgagccagtcagtcagtgtgagtgagtgaaatggATTGACACAGCCCCTAAAAGTTAGCAGTGCAGCGGGTGACACTTTAAACAACGGCAGTTTTATTACCTTCATTCATGTtgtgtctgtcactgtgtgtattTCATTTTGTCACTCTTTGAAGGGGGCGGCGGGGAATCGAACGTGGGCATTTCTTTGTTCAAACACTCTTTCTATCACAGTTTCACTTGATAAACTATTTATTTTCTAAGCATACGTTTGGCATTTTAATACTATATAAACCATTTGGTATGTTATTTTTGCTTTCTGTGCATGAAAACCCTCTTGGTACTTGGTTATGATTTGAAATGcactgtaagaaaaaaagaaacatgtctTCAATTGTATTTTTCAGACTAGCGGCCTCATGAGGCTGTGATGCTCATTACACACCCTGGATGTCATTATCACACTCTTACCACTAGTGGGCAAGAACATCAAGCTTGTTCCAATAGTGGTGGTACAGAACAAGCAAGgtggagtgtttttgtttttaacaataatgaATTTTGCTCGTTCCAGTCTCAACTCCACTGACCACAGTCTGTTTTATCTCAAGTGTAAAGCCTCACTGTGGCAGCACTGGCTGAAGTGAAGCGTGGCTGACAACAATACACTcatggacattttctcttttcatcagCACACTTAGAAACCACTCGTGCCGACTAACCACTAGCGAATGATGTCAGTGCTGGATGTGAATAATTTAATGATGGTAGACTGTGACTGACAATTCTGCCTGGCTTCTTGTGCCTTATACAAATTATGTAGCAAATAAAGTCCCATTCTCTGTTATAAGAGGCTCCATCCGGTGTTGTTGTGTTAAATTATCTTTCAGCACTTCTTCAATTTAAATTCAATCTCAGCGCCGATCCACTGTATAAACTGTCAAAGAACATGCAAGAAAACTAGTGATTTTCTGTCTCATAATGTTGTGATTAATGTAGAAACGTTCTCATTTGTCAGATTATCATTTGCTGTTTAGACAGAAGAGAAATGTCATCTGATTTAACCTACGTGCACTCGTAAAATAGCCTTTCCCATGCATCACAGACAGACCTGACTCAGACCGCCATGAATAATGCAGACGCAGTCATGAGAGGCTTTGTCAGTTTGATGAGGTCTGTTACTTTGAAGAGCCCGTTGTTAAATATGTCCCATCATCATGAAAGTCTCCATAACCTCCCGGTTAGCTGTTATGTTAAATTATTCACactatttgactgtttttttcctgaggATTTTCACAGAATGAGGCATAACTAACTCTGTAAAAAGCACAATAATTAAagatgttgctgtgtttgtttttgtacagtgagggcacatttttaattgaaCAGAGAGATTGGGCTGATAGTAAAGTACAGAGCAGACACAAGCTGACAGACTGGCATTTCATACTCACATCATGCAGCTAAAGGATGCGTCTCTCTGCTCCCACCTCCATTTGcgatggagaaaaaaacagcaagggTGTTAATACCAGCCGAGCATTTCCAGTTTAAAAGGTCACTGACTGCTTCCTGTCAGAGATGTCGAAACACACTTTCCCGAATTAGCTGGGGATGATCGTGACCTTACACCATACGGAACGTCAGAAAATGCCAAAGTGTTGAGCTGTAgagataaatgtgatgaatgagaCCTggattttcattgttttaagaCTGATTATAACAAAGAAGAGTTGGATTTGTAAAGCCAGTGTGTCAGTGGAAGGCTCAACTGCATCAAGAAGACAATAGTTTTCATaccatgggaaaaaaaatcaactggaTCTCCTGGAAAAAGACGTTGCATTTGTAAAACCAGTAACAGTAACATGAAAAtatagtttttctttaaatgtagaTGCAGCTATTATTCACTGACAACATTACAGAACAAATCTAAAACGAGCAAGAATGGGtaggtggaaaaaaacaacattaatgttGATAGTGTTAATCCATTAGATGTTGTTTCCTTTCACCacttatgatgatgatgattttttcccccaaagctGGAAAATGGCtcaacaaattcacaaaataagatgttgtttaaaaatgacagttCTTTTGATggctgataataataaataatttgctAAATTAAGATAAAGCTGAAAGATATGTTACACTTCCATACTCTTCTTACAATAACTCTTTGgatttatgattcatttaattcattttcttgCCTTCTTTCTGTCTAAACAAACAGCTCAAACATCCTTAAAATTGATTTTCCTTCAAATCTATCTTCTGTCCTTGGATTCCAGCAATGCATTTTcaccaaaacaacattttacagCTTCATGTGCTAACTGGGTCAAACACCTTAATAAATCATGTTAACTAAATAGCCATCACTAGTCTTCTTTGAGGATTTAGACATGGTGGATTTGTGTCATTCTTTGTGCACAATGCCTATTTGCATATGACTAATGTGAACACGACAGAGGACAAGAGAAATCACGCCACCCCCTGTCATCCTGATCCTGGCTTTATACCGCTGCGTGGTGAGGAAGAAGTGTGCATGCATTTTTGTGAGTGTGCATTTGCCACTGTTTTTGTACAGTGCAGACGTGTCGAATGtgggttgtgtgtttttccgaGGAAAGAACAAAGACTCCATCTGGTCCGAGCGGCTGAATGTGCCAGTATGAAACGCTTCTGTCACTCTCAAGTTCCCTGTTTGAAGCAGCTCAGGGGTGGAGTGGGGCCAGGCAGAGAGTGGTGAGGGGGTCCTGTTTGAGGTGGCCGCTCTACAGTTTGTTCTCTAAAGCACAGTTGGACCTCGCTCAGTACAGGAACACATATTCATCTGCTGTGTAAGGCCTCCCCCTTCATGGGTACCATTTCCCCTACACCTCCATGACTCTCATTCAATAGAGTGTAATTACACgtggagaaaaagagagtgaagaCCAAGACAGATTTTTGGTGATAAGCTCCTGAAGATAAAAAGGCTTTATCCACGAGATGGGGGGATGCCAAGGCAAAGGTCACTCGGTAGGAGGATATCTATAGGAGCTTGCTGAGATTTGGACTGGTGGACACTCATCCTTTTCAACACCCAGTTAATACTCCTGTCCAGTGCTGATCTGACTGAATCGACTCCAGTTGAGGTGAAGCACAAATGCTCCAGTGAAAAAGCAATATCTTCTATCTGACAGCTGCATAAACATAGCACTTATTTAATGtcattactgtttttttattcagaaggataattgctttttatttatttttatcagtgtCCTGTTTCCTAATATAGGACAATGTTGCCCATCACTCATCTTTTCTACTGGGAAAGGGAATCACTCACAGACGCTCATTATGAAGGATTTAGTGTCGGAACTGCATATCTCAGCCAACTAATTACTCCTCACCTGCCCCTTTGAATTGTGGATACTACAAATCGACATTGGCCGTGAGGTAACATAAAAATGCCaaaatctctctctccagaGTCATTGTTTAATTTGTCCATTCTGGGCTACAGTGGAAACCCAGCAGTCTCCATGGAAGACGACTTGTGGACTTGTGTGCAACGGACTGTGTATTGTTCATATCCTTGTGCACTATTAAACTTCtattaataaaaagaaatacctTGATCTGACAGATATTTATATTCAGATATGCAACCAAGTCTTTGAGTGCCGTCTTATCATATAGCAGATAGGTGGCAGACGTGGATAAACTATCCACCCGACATAAACCCCCACCTTTTTCCTCaaaacagcagctgcttcatCTCCACATCTTCTCCGGTTGCACTCACCCTGGCGGAGCCTGACAGtgtacacacacctgctcacacTGACCTCCAATCTATCTTTTCTACGCCTGCCTGCTACAACTGTAGGGATTAGCATGTCTGGGATAGTGGATAAGGGAGTGTGATGAGGGTGGTTTCTACGTCTGACATGCGCGTCCTGTTGCTCACTTGTGGCTCACAGCTGGCTCATACCATGCATTAGTGAATGCAAACACCTCGGAggcgtccgtgtgtgtgtgtgtaagagaaagTTTACTCGTGAACCAGTAGAACAGGGGACTTTGGtgttgttacacacacacaaagaggggactcaccgttgaacaggggacatttttcaggtcccCTCTTTGTCATGCTTTGAATCAACTTAAAATCATGTCTAAGAC encodes the following:
- the s1pr3a gene encoding sphingosine 1-phosphate receptor 3a codes for the protein MTKEGAGMAGSMENTVEVGMNLVIVSHYNHSGKWNRPRSNGVCKMAVLLFICVLIVLENMMVLLALWRNKRFHSRMYFLIGNLALSDMLAGVAYVVNIFTSGRNTYFLTPIQWLAREGSMFVALSASTFSLLAIGIERHMTMVRLRPCETAGRGRLLGLLAACWFVSVLLSALPSLGWNCLNNLASCSTVLPLYAKSYVAFCISVFSALLVAIIILYIRIYQLVTSSGRRVSSRPSERSLALLRTVVIVLGLFVMCWAPLFLLLLLDVGCSPTQCPVLYQVDWFIALAVLNSALNPLIYTLSSREMRAAFLRVLCCCQTSLESSGTPVVGNLHLGTVIPTVENSKTSLGGGGGSGAGKSTLQRGKVATPMNSENKHGDPSGTAVAHHSGPADLLSAVLVKAGALPPLSKF